From Methanocalculus natronophilus, one genomic window encodes:
- the fni gene encoding type 2 isopentenyl-diphosphate Delta-isomerase, producing the protein MTRPDQTRSRKLDHLRICSSELIEAGSSGFADVRIVHNALPECAMDEIDLSCRLLGHTLSSPLFIAAMTGGHPETTEVNRRLGRAAEVFGCAIGVGSQRAALEHDELAASFAVVREEAPTAFIAANIGAVQLRDHGVAWADKAVSMIDADAVAIHLNFLQEAIQPEGDRDARGCLGAIEELCSEVSYPVIIKETGSGISRETARLLWNAGVQAIDVGGHGGTSWARVEGIRGRESGRDLFHRLGEDFVDWGIPTVVSLLEARETGGPVIATGGVRDGIDIAKALALGADMAGMALPLLAPAIESDSALLTAIGDIHSQLKAAMFLSGAATIRDMRNVRTYVTGETRDMIQKYEIEEKKWR; encoded by the coding sequence ATGACCCGGCCTGACCAGACCCGGTCACGAAAGCTTGACCATCTCCGGATCTGCAGCAGCGAGCTGATCGAGGCGGGATCAAGTGGCTTTGCCGATGTCAGGATCGTCCATAATGCACTCCCCGAATGCGCTATGGACGAGATCGATCTCTCCTGCCGCCTCCTTGGCCATACGCTCTCGTCCCCGCTCTTCATAGCCGCAATGACCGGCGGCCACCCGGAGACGACCGAGGTGAACCGCCGCCTCGGACGTGCAGCTGAGGTCTTTGGGTGTGCTATCGGTGTCGGATCCCAGCGGGCGGCACTTGAGCATGACGAACTCGCCGCATCATTTGCGGTTGTCAGGGAAGAAGCGCCGACTGCGTTTATTGCGGCAAATATCGGGGCCGTCCAGCTCCGCGACCATGGGGTTGCATGGGCAGATAAGGCAGTCTCAATGATTGATGCCGATGCAGTTGCAATCCACCTGAATTTCCTGCAGGAAGCGATCCAGCCCGAAGGGGATCGTGATGCCAGAGGATGCCTGGGTGCAATCGAAGAGCTCTGTTCCGAAGTCTCGTACCCGGTGATCATCAAGGAGACGGGATCGGGCATCTCGCGGGAGACTGCCCGCCTCCTCTGGAATGCCGGTGTGCAGGCGATCGATGTCGGCGGCCATGGCGGCACCTCGTGGGCACGTGTCGAAGGGATCCGGGGCAGGGAGAGCGGCCGGGATCTCTTCCACCGTCTCGGCGAGGACTTCGTTGACTGGGGGATACCAACCGTGGTCTCTCTCCTCGAAGCCAGGGAGACAGGCGGTCCCGTGATTGCAACAGGCGGTGTCAGAGACGGCATTGACATCGCAAAGGCTCTCGCACTCGGTGCGGATATGGCAGGGATGGCGCTCCCGCTGCTCGCACCTGCAATAGAGAGCGATTCGGCACTATTAACAGCCATCGGGGATATTCACAGCCAGTTGAAAGCAGCGATGTTTCTCTCAGGGGCAGCAACGATCCGCGATATGCGGAACGTCAGGACGTATGTTACCGGAGAAACTCGTGATATGATACAGAAATACGAAATTGAGGAGAAAAAATGGAGATAG
- a CDS encoding RNase J family beta-CASP ribonuclease, with the protein MEIEIIAVGGYDEVGRNMTAVRCGKDIVIFDMGLRLDRIMIHEDAEVENMHSLDLIQMKAIPDDTVMNGIEGTVRAIVCTHGHLDHIGALPKLAHRYNAPIISTPYTTELIRQQIAGEQKFGVNNKLFALKSGGKYTISQHLTLEFVRTQHSIIDTVMAVLHTPHGAVIYANDFKFDRTPVIGEPPDFRRLTQIGKEGVLALITECVNIESNGRAPSERIARDLVRDTITSFEDDKNAIIVTTFSSHVARLKTITECAYEIGRKPVLLGRSMERYSTTAEQMKLVAFPKTTSVFGNRRTVDRVFRRMMKEGKEKFVPVITGHQGEPGSVLTRIGAGDTPYRLEKGDKVLFSAKVIPNPMNFGQRYLTETRLKMAGARIFDELHVTGHAYREDHYEFIHMLNPEHIIPSHGDLQMTAAYADFAAEMGYTLHKDVHLLHNGQRLQLKK; encoded by the coding sequence ATGGAGATAGAAATAATCGCCGTAGGCGGATACGATGAAGTCGGTCGGAACATGACCGCGGTCCGGTGCGGCAAGGATATCGTGATATTCGATATGGGGCTTCGGCTTGATCGGATTATGATCCACGAGGATGCCGAGGTCGAAAATATGCATTCGCTCGACCTGATCCAGATGAAAGCAATCCCGGATGATACCGTGATGAACGGCATCGAAGGGACAGTCCGGGCAATCGTCTGTACACACGGGCACCTTGACCATATCGGGGCGCTTCCAAAGCTTGCCCACCGGTATAATGCCCCCATCATATCAACACCATACACAACAGAACTGATACGCCAGCAGATCGCCGGAGAACAGAAGTTCGGGGTGAACAACAAACTTTTTGCACTGAAGTCGGGGGGGAAATACACCATCTCCCAGCACCTGACCCTTGAGTTTGTCAGGACCCAGCACTCGATCATCGATACGGTAATGGCGGTGCTTCACACACCCCATGGTGCGGTGATCTATGCAAACGACTTCAAGTTTGACCGGACACCAGTTATCGGAGAACCACCGGACTTCCGGCGCCTCACCCAGATCGGCAAGGAAGGAGTGCTTGCCCTCATCACCGAATGCGTGAATATCGAATCAAACGGACGGGCACCGAGTGAGCGGATCGCCCGGGATCTCGTCCGCGATACCATCACGAGTTTCGAAGATGACAAAAACGCCATCATCGTGACGACATTCTCCTCCCATGTCGCCCGTCTGAAGACGATCACCGAGTGCGCGTACGAGATCGGGAGAAAGCCGGTTTTGCTTGGTCGATCGATGGAGCGGTACTCAACAACCGCAGAGCAGATGAAGCTGGTTGCATTCCCGAAAACCACCTCGGTTTTTGGGAACAGGAGGACTGTGGACCGGGTGTTCCGTCGTATGATGAAGGAAGGAAAAGAGAAGTTCGTCCCGGTGATCACCGGTCACCAGGGCGAACCGGGTTCGGTCCTGACACGGATAGGTGCCGGGGATACGCCATACCGGCTTGAGAAGGGTGATAAAGTCCTCTTCTCGGCCAAGGTGATCCCAAACCCGATGAACTTCGGCCAGCGGTACCTCACCGAGACCAGGCTGAAGATGGCAGGTGCACGGATCTTTGATGAACTGCATGTCACCGGCCACGCATACCGCGAGGATCATTACGAGTTTATCCATATGCTGAACCCGGAGCATATCATCCCGTCGCACGGAGATCTCCAGATGACAGCTGCGTATGCGGATTTTGCTGCTGAGATGGGGTATACGCTCCATAAGGATGTGCACCTCCTCCACAACGGCCAGCGGCTTCAATTAAAGAAATAA
- a CDS encoding polyprenyl synthetase family protein has protein sequence MDLKEYLESVQDIVDKTLFRFFGDAPGDLNKASAHLLLAGGKRLRPAMVMLAADAVRKGASDQVFPAALALEVTHTFTLVHDDFMDNDSLRRGVPTVHSVWDEATAILAGDVLYARAFELITKAEADMDARVRAISMLAKACEEICKGQFEDMAFEKQTDVSRGDYLDMVRKKTGALYAAAAGIGSILAGGTPIQSEALYNLGMTTGIGFQIQDDIIDLMAPKGTSGKDRASDLQSGKQTLIAIVAAEKGIDLSPYKKDLTDDEIDSVIRELEEAGVITEVREIALDLVKQAKEGLSVLPESEEKQLIIEMVDFFVTRGS, from the coding sequence ATGGATCTGAAAGAATACCTTGAATCTGTCCAGGATATCGTTGATAAGACATTATTCCGCTTCTTCGGGGACGCTCCCGGCGACCTGAACAAGGCGAGTGCGCACCTGCTTCTGGCAGGGGGAAAGCGGCTCCGGCCTGCAATGGTGATGCTGGCAGCAGATGCAGTCCGGAAGGGAGCATCTGACCAGGTCTTCCCCGCAGCACTTGCACTTGAAGTGACCCATACCTTCACACTCGTTCATGACGATTTCATGGACAACGACTCGCTGAGGCGGGGTGTTCCAACAGTTCATTCCGTCTGGGATGAAGCAACCGCGATCCTGGCAGGAGATGTCCTCTATGCCCGGGCATTTGAGCTGATCACCAAAGCTGAAGCAGACATGGATGCCCGTGTCCGTGCGATATCGATGCTCGCAAAAGCCTGTGAGGAGATCTGTAAAGGCCAGTTTGAGGATATGGCGTTTGAGAAGCAGACAGACGTGAGCCGTGGCGATTACCTTGATATGGTCAGGAAGAAGACCGGGGCGCTCTATGCTGCTGCTGCCGGAATCGGATCCATTCTTGCAGGCGGTACCCCCATCCAGTCCGAGGCGCTCTACAACCTCGGTATGACCACAGGTATCGGGTTCCAGATCCAGGATGATATAATCGATCTGATGGCTCCGAAGGGAACGAGCGGAAAAGACCGGGCATCAGATCTCCAGTCCGGAAAGCAGACCCTGATTGCAATTGTCGCTGCAGAGAAAGGAATTGATCTCTCACCATACAAGAAGGACTTAACCGATGATGAGATCGATTCGGTGATCCGGGAGCTTGAGGAAGCAGGAGTCATCACCGAGGTCCGGGAAATCGCGCTTGATCTTGTCAAGCAGGCAAAAGAAGGGCTTTCCGTCCTGCCTGAGTCCGAAGAGAAACAACTGATCATCGAGATGGTTGATTTCTTCGTGACCCGGGGGTCCTGA
- a CDS encoding glutamate--tRNA ligase translates to MEDRIKTILEAYALQNAVKHANIPRAGAVIGAVLGVHPELRKRAKELNETIGSVLDGVAALSHEEREERLLAIAPELSASIHQKRERSTELPPLPDGERGVVMRFAPNPSGPLHLGHARASVLNDAYIRRYGGDYIYRIEDTDPKRIDPDAYTMVQEDLEWLGVGISDIVYQSDRLEIYYAYAKELIALGGAYVCTCEAERFRELKLAKKACPCRDLAVEEQMERYAGMFDGRYAEGEVTVRIRTEIDHPDPAIRDFSAMRIVTSTIHPRVDATVYPLMNFSVAIDDHLLGMTHVIRGKDHIANTRRQKYIFDYFGWKQPHYLHYGRMSIEGLVLSTSSMHEGIRNGTYSGWDDIRLGTLRALARRGIRPEAVQAVITEIGIGETDISFSWDNLFAKNRDLIDRESNRYFFVRDPVSIRVEGAPEQVAEAPRYPGDSERGFRKLRFTSEILIPGEEVEAGKLIRIKDLFNIRVTGEGTAGYAGDSLADARAAKAPIIQWLPREAAIPCTVLTPEGPVTGYCEEECRQYQGRTVQFERFGFVRIDSVDEGKVVAYFTHR, encoded by the coding sequence ATGGAGGATCGGATCAAGACGATCCTCGAAGCATATGCACTCCAGAATGCGGTTAAACACGCCAATATCCCACGTGCGGGCGCAGTGATCGGCGCGGTGCTCGGTGTTCATCCTGAGCTTCGGAAGAGAGCAAAAGAGCTGAACGAAACAATTGGTTCTGTCCTTGACGGGGTTGCGGCTCTCTCTCATGAGGAGCGGGAGGAGCGGCTCCTCGCCATTGCCCCGGAACTCTCTGCATCGATCCACCAGAAGAGGGAGCGGTCAACCGAACTCCCACCCCTGCCCGATGGAGAGCGCGGGGTTGTGATGCGGTTTGCACCCAATCCTTCGGGGCCGCTTCATCTTGGCCATGCCCGTGCATCAGTTCTCAATGACGCCTATATCAGGCGCTATGGTGGAGACTACATCTACCGGATAGAAGATACCGATCCAAAGCGGATCGACCCGGATGCGTATACGATGGTGCAGGAGGATCTCGAGTGGCTCGGGGTCGGAATCTCTGACATCGTCTACCAGAGCGACCGGCTTGAGATCTACTATGCATATGCAAAGGAACTGATCGCACTTGGAGGGGCGTATGTCTGCACCTGCGAGGCGGAGCGGTTCCGTGAACTGAAGCTTGCCAAAAAGGCATGTCCGTGCCGTGATCTCGCTGTGGAAGAGCAGATGGAACGGTATGCGGGCATGTTCGATGGACGGTATGCCGAGGGGGAGGTAACAGTCAGGATCCGAACCGAGATCGATCATCCTGACCCGGCGATCCGGGATTTCTCTGCGATGCGGATCGTCACCTCCACAATACATCCGCGTGTCGATGCAACAGTCTATCCGCTGATGAACTTCTCAGTGGCAATTGATGACCATCTCCTCGGGATGACGCACGTGATCCGCGGAAAGGATCATATCGCAAACACCCGCCGCCAGAAGTATATCTTTGATTATTTCGGGTGGAAACAGCCGCATTATCTCCATTATGGACGGATGTCCATCGAAGGGCTTGTCCTCTCGACCTCCTCGATGCACGAGGGGATACGTAACGGCACATATTCTGGTTGGGACGATATCAGGCTTGGGACACTCCGTGCACTTGCCCGCCGCGGAATCCGGCCTGAGGCTGTCCAGGCGGTGATCACCGAGATAGGTATCGGGGAGACCGATATCTCGTTCTCGTGGGATAACCTCTTTGCAAAGAACCGCGACCTGATTGACCGCGAATCAAACCGGTACTTCTTTGTCCGGGATCCGGTCTCCATCCGGGTAGAGGGGGCACCTGAGCAGGTTGCAGAAGCTCCCCGGTACCCGGGTGACAGCGAGCGGGGGTTCCGGAAGCTCAGGTTTACGTCTGAGATCCTTATCCCGGGTGAAGAGGTTGAAGCAGGGAAGCTGATACGGATAAAGGATCTCTTCAATATCCGCGTGACAGGAGAGGGGACAGCCGGATATGCAGGGGATTCGCTGGCTGATGCAAGAGCTGCAAAAGCACCGATCATCCAGTGGCTGCCCCGGGAAGCGGCTATACCCTGCACAGTCCTGACCCCTGAGGGGCCGGTTACCGGGTATTGCGAGGAGGAGTGCAGGCAGTACCAGGGCAGAACCGTTCAGTTCGAGAGGTTTGGGTTTGTCCGTATCGATTCGGTTGATGAGGGGAAGGTAGTTGCATACTTCACCCACCGATAA
- the corA gene encoding magnesium/cobalt transporter CorA, giving the protein MFLTQFKKISQKAGLPPGSLVHIGEPTDDPVTITVMDYDPDGNLTELCTRDPEIISRYRTSTSTTWIAVDGIHDTDVVRMIGDLFGIHPLTLEDLMNSTQRPKFEEYPDYIFIIQRMISRSGGEIGSRQVALIITETCLLTFLEKPGDIFDPVRKRIRSRGKITKAGPDFLCYALIDTIVDEYFEVLELLGEEIEVLEDTLIQHPDPDSIVMIRRLKRDLIALRKAIWPQREVLSALQRTESSLVSQKIGIYLRDVYDHTIQVIDAVETLRDLTAGMLDLYLSTISYRMNEVMKVLTIIATIFIPLTFIAGVYGMNFAYMPELELTIGYPATLLLMFAVSIMMLFYFRKKRWI; this is encoded by the coding sequence ATGTTCCTGACACAATTCAAAAAAATCTCACAGAAAGCTGGTCTTCCGCCCGGAAGTCTTGTCCATATCGGCGAGCCGACAGACGATCCCGTCACGATCACAGTGATGGACTATGATCCAGATGGTAACCTGACCGAACTCTGCACACGGGATCCGGAGATCATCAGCAGGTACCGCACCTCAACCTCCACCACCTGGATCGCTGTCGACGGTATTCATGACACAGATGTCGTCCGGATGATTGGTGATCTCTTCGGCATCCATCCGCTGACACTTGAAGACCTGATGAACTCCACCCAGCGGCCAAAATTCGAAGAATATCCCGACTACATCTTCATCATCCAGCGGATGATCTCCCGGAGCGGTGGTGAGATCGGTTCGCGGCAGGTAGCGCTGATCATCACTGAGACCTGTCTTTTGACATTCCTTGAAAAACCAGGCGATATCTTTGATCCTGTCAGGAAACGGATCCGGTCACGGGGAAAGATCACAAAAGCAGGACCTGACTTCCTCTGTTATGCCCTGATCGATACTATAGTCGATGAATATTTCGAGGTCCTGGAACTGCTTGGAGAAGAGATCGAGGTGCTGGAAGATACACTCATCCAGCATCCTGATCCCGACTCCATCGTGATGATCCGCCGTCTCAAACGTGATCTTATCGCACTCAGAAAAGCGATCTGGCCTCAAAGGGAGGTTCTTTCTGCACTCCAGCGGACTGAATCCTCCCTGGTATCCCAAAAGATCGGAATCTACCTCCGTGATGTTTATGATCACACCATCCAGGTCATTGATGCCGTTGAAACCCTCCGGGATCTCACCGCCGGGATGCTTGATCTCTATCTCTCGACCATCTCCTACCGGATGAACGAGGTGATGAAGGTCCTCACGATCATCGCAACTATCTTCATCCCTCTCACCTTCATCGCAGGTGTATATGGCATGAACTTCGCCTACATGCCCGAACTGGAACTCACGATCGGCTATCCGGCAACGCTCCTTCTTATGTTTGCCGTCTCGATCATGATGCTTTTTTATTTCCGGAAAAAGCGCTGGATATAA
- a CDS encoding STAS domain-containing protein has protein sequence MMHVDVSRNEGVLVFTLEGRLDGHGAGILEEVVRSAFHDDDTSAALDMTAVAYLSSAGIRSLLTLSKEVKRRGGVMALAGVQEYPLKVLKMAGFHSIFSITPTVEEAVRISGKGGIALSLIDELTTPSVKHDGVQYQIERAGTDPARLKVIGSLENLLRSRITLEDLALTSFTDVKYSIGLGALSPDPTSALPLLGEMIMLHGSMVWLPTDGNDTPDFLAPVGDDPGIPVYAAFNVTLEGPFHEYISFDADDPDGIALDDLYRRIFSFAKARRKDFKGVVAVSIAGVSAGVTGSAIIRAPLREYAGELKGTIMDEDVIGDWCTVNTDPLHTGDTLISFGVGVDTTTDLSSYDPVALHSLAYIHPSHTGNADLKLHNHGVIFRGVPWDKNASLEKLIQTLLEEAEVAEMRHLLGSTRLRRGKIGVAYISGISEV, from the coding sequence ATGATGCATGTAGATGTCTCACGAAACGAAGGTGTGCTGGTCTTTACACTCGAAGGGCGGCTGGACGGCCATGGAGCAGGCATCCTTGAGGAGGTGGTCAGGTCAGCGTTCCATGATGATGACACATCTGCCGCACTTGACATGACAGCAGTTGCATACCTCTCAAGTGCCGGAATCCGTTCCCTCCTGACGCTCTCAAAGGAGGTGAAACGGCGTGGCGGAGTCATGGCGCTTGCCGGTGTGCAGGAGTACCCCCTCAAAGTCCTGAAGATGGCAGGCTTTCATTCGATCTTCTCCATTACTCCGACTGTCGAAGAGGCAGTCAGGATCTCTGGGAAGGGCGGGATCGCCCTCTCCTTAATCGACGAACTCACGACCCCGTCGGTGAAGCACGATGGTGTCCAGTACCAGATTGAACGGGCCGGAACAGATCCCGCCCGCCTGAAGGTGATCGGGAGCCTTGAGAACCTCCTCCGTTCCCGGATCACCCTGGAAGATCTCGCTTTGACCTCGTTTACAGACGTCAAATACTCAATAGGGCTTGGGGCACTGAGCCCGGATCCCACCTCGGCTCTCCCGCTGCTCGGGGAGATGATCATGCTCCACGGCTCGATGGTCTGGCTCCCGACCGATGGAAACGACACGCCGGACTTCCTTGCACCGGTCGGTGACGATCCAGGTATCCCGGTCTATGCTGCATTCAATGTCACGCTTGAAGGGCCGTTCCACGAGTACATCTCCTTTGATGCCGATGACCCTGATGGTATTGCGCTTGACGATCTCTACCGCCGGATCTTCTCGTTTGCAAAGGCCAGGCGGAAGGACTTCAAGGGTGTTGTCGCCGTATCGATTGCGGGGGTCTCGGCAGGTGTCACCGGATCAGCCATCATCCGGGCACCCCTCAGGGAGTATGCAGGCGAGCTGAAAGGAACGATCATGGATGAAGATGTAATTGGTGACTGGTGCACTGTCAACACCGATCCCCTGCACACGGGCGACACCCTGATCTCGTTTGGTGTCGGGGTGGATACGACAACCGATCTCTCCTCCTATGATCCTGTCGCGCTCCATTCACTTGCCTACATACATCCCTCACACACAGGTAATGCCGATCTGAAACTCCATAACCACGGTGTTATCTTCCGCGGCGTCCCCTGGGACAAAAACGCAAGCCTTGAGAAGCTGATCCAGACACTCCTTGAGGAGGCAGAGGTTGCGGAGATGCGCCATCTCCTGGGCTCCACACGACTGAGACGGGGCAAAATTGGAGTGGCATATATCAGCGGGATCAGCGAGGTATAA